A region of Streptomyces sp. NBC_01788 DNA encodes the following proteins:
- a CDS encoding ABC transporter ATP-binding protein — MLIRLLRTYLRPYKKPITLLVLLQFLQTCATLYLPTLNAHIIDNGVVKGDTGYILTFGAVMIGISLAQVVCNIGAVYFGARTASALGRDVRAAVFDRVQSFSAREVGNFGAPSLITRTTNDVQQVQMLVLMTFTLMVSAPIMCVGGVVLALGLDVPLSAVLVAVVPVLGICVTLIVRRLRPLFRSMQKRLDVVNRVLREQITGNRVIRAFVRDEYEKDRFRRANTDLTEMSLATGRLLALMFPMVMTVVNVSSIAVVWFGAHRIDSGGMQIGDLTAFLAYLMQIVMSVMMATFMFMMVPRAEVCAERIQEVLDTESSVVPPVAPVTELRRHGHLEIRGAGFRYPGAEEPVLRAIDLVARPGEVTAVIGSTGSGKSTLLGLVPRLFDATDGEVLVDGVDVRTVGPELLARTVGLVPQKPYLFAGTVATNLRYGNPDATDEELWQALKVAQARDFVTGLEGGLDAPISQGGTNVSGGQRQRLAIARTLVQRPEIYLFDDSFSALDYATDAALRAALGRETAEATVVIVAQRVATIRDADRIVVLDEGRVVGTGRHHELMADNETYREIVLSQLTEAEAA; from the coding sequence GTGCTCATACGACTCCTGCGGACCTATCTGAGGCCCTACAAGAAACCCATAACCCTGCTGGTGCTGCTGCAATTCCTGCAGACCTGCGCCACGCTCTACCTGCCCACGCTGAACGCCCACATCATCGACAACGGTGTGGTGAAGGGTGACACCGGTTACATCCTGACGTTCGGCGCCGTGATGATCGGCATCTCCCTTGCACAGGTCGTGTGCAACATCGGTGCCGTCTACTTCGGCGCCCGCACCGCCTCGGCGCTCGGCCGGGACGTACGGGCGGCCGTCTTCGACCGCGTGCAGTCCTTCTCGGCCCGGGAGGTCGGCAACTTCGGGGCGCCCTCCCTCATCACGCGGACGACGAACGACGTGCAGCAGGTCCAGATGCTGGTCCTGATGACGTTCACCCTGATGGTGTCGGCGCCCATCATGTGCGTGGGCGGTGTCGTCCTGGCCCTCGGCCTGGACGTGCCGCTGTCCGCGGTGCTGGTCGCCGTCGTCCCCGTGCTCGGCATCTGCGTGACGCTGATCGTGCGCCGGCTGCGTCCGCTGTTCCGGTCCATGCAGAAGCGCCTGGACGTGGTGAACCGGGTGCTGCGCGAGCAGATCACCGGCAACCGCGTGATCCGCGCCTTCGTCCGCGACGAGTACGAGAAGGACCGCTTCCGCAGGGCCAACACCGACCTGACGGAGATGTCGCTGGCCACCGGCCGGCTGCTCGCGCTGATGTTCCCGATGGTGATGACGGTGGTGAACGTGTCGTCCATCGCCGTGGTGTGGTTCGGCGCCCACCGCATCGACAGCGGCGGGATGCAGATCGGCGACCTGACCGCGTTCCTCGCCTATCTGATGCAGATCGTGATGTCCGTGATGATGGCGACCTTCATGTTCATGATGGTGCCGCGCGCGGAGGTGTGCGCCGAGCGCATCCAGGAGGTCCTGGACACCGAGTCCAGCGTCGTGCCGCCCGTCGCGCCCGTGACCGAGCTGCGCCGCCACGGCCATCTGGAGATCCGCGGCGCGGGCTTCCGCTATCCGGGGGCCGAGGAGCCCGTCCTGAGGGCCATCGACCTGGTCGCCCGCCCCGGCGAGGTGACCGCCGTCATCGGCTCGACCGGCAGCGGCAAGTCCACCCTGCTCGGTCTGGTGCCCAGGCTGTTCGACGCGACCGACGGAGAGGTCCTCGTCGACGGCGTGGACGTGCGCACCGTGGGTCCGGAGCTGCTCGCCAGAACGGTCGGCCTGGTCCCGCAGAAGCCGTACCTGTTCGCCGGCACCGTCGCGACCAACCTGCGCTACGGCAACCCGGACGCCACCGACGAGGAGCTCTGGCAGGCGCTGAAGGTGGCACAGGCCAGGGACTTCGTCACCGGTCTCGAGGGAGGCCTGGACGCGCCGATCTCGCAGGGCGGCACGAACGTCTCCGGCGGCCAGCGCCAGCGTCTGGCCATCGCCCGCACCCTGGTGCAGCGCCCGGAGATCTACCTCTTCGACGACTCCTTCTCGGCCCTCGACTACGCCACCGACGCGGCCCTGCGGGCGGCGCTGGGGCGCGAGACCGCCGAGGCGACCGTCGTCATCGTCGCCCAGCGCGTGGCCACCATCCGCGACGCCGACCGGATCGTCGTCCTGGACGAGGGACGGGTCGTCGGCACCGGCCGCCACCACGAGCTGATGGCGGACAACGAGACCTACCGGGAGATCGTGCTCTCCCAGCTCACGGAAGCGGAGGCAGCCTGA
- a CDS encoding ABC transporter ATP-binding protein: MAGPMGRMMGGSGPDNRSLNFKESGKRLIAQFRPERVTVAALVLCVVVSVMLSVIGPKILGKATDLVFAGIVGRQMPAGATKGEVLASMRERGQGAIADMLRSTDFTPGKGIDFGAVGNVLLLALSTFLVAGLLMGVATRLVNRSVNRTVFRMREDVQTKLSRLPLSYFDKRQRGEVLSRATNDIDNIGQTLNQSMGQLINSLLTIIGVLVMMFYVSWILALVALVTVPLSFVVATRVGKRSQPHFVQQWRSTGQLNAHIEEMYTGHTLVKVFGRQEESAKQFAEQNDALYEAGFKAQFNSGVMQPLMMFVSNINYVLVAVVGGLRVASGTLSIGDVQAFIQYSRQFSMPLTQVASMANLVQSGVASAERVFELLDAEEQTADPVPGVRPEELRGRVALEHVSFRYDPEKPLIEDLSLTVEPGHTVAIVGPTGAGKTTLVNLLMRFYDVTGGRITLDGIDIGKMSRDELRSGIGMVLQDTWLFGGTIAENIAYGAGVEGGARSALGQGGGGRRVGEVTRGEIEEAARAAHADRFVRTLPDGYDTVIDDEGSGVSAGEKQLITIARAFLSDPVILVLDEATSSVDTRTEVLIQKAMAKLQHGRTSFVIAHRLSTIRDADTILVMENGSIVEQGAHDELLGADGAYARLYKAQFAQAVAEVD, encoded by the coding sequence ATGGCCGGGCCGATGGGGCGCATGATGGGCGGGTCCGGGCCCGACAACCGCTCGCTGAACTTCAAGGAGTCGGGCAAACGGCTCATCGCCCAGTTCAGGCCCGAACGGGTCACCGTCGCCGCCCTGGTGCTGTGCGTGGTGGTGAGCGTCATGCTCAGCGTGATCGGGCCGAAGATCCTCGGCAAGGCCACCGACCTGGTCTTCGCGGGGATCGTCGGCCGGCAGATGCCGGCCGGGGCGACCAAGGGCGAGGTCCTCGCCTCCATGCGCGAGCGTGGCCAGGGCGCGATCGCCGACATGCTGAGGAGCACCGACTTCACCCCCGGCAAGGGGATCGACTTCGGTGCCGTCGGCAATGTGCTGCTGCTCGCGCTGAGCACGTTCCTGGTGGCCGGCCTGCTGATGGGCGTGGCGACGCGGCTGGTGAACCGGTCGGTGAACCGGACCGTGTTCCGGATGCGCGAGGACGTGCAGACGAAGCTGTCGCGGCTGCCGCTGTCGTACTTCGACAAGCGCCAGCGCGGCGAGGTACTCTCCCGCGCCACCAACGACATCGACAACATCGGGCAGACGCTCAACCAGTCGATGGGCCAGCTCATCAACTCGCTGCTGACCATCATCGGCGTGCTCGTCATGATGTTCTACGTCTCCTGGATCCTGGCGCTGGTCGCGCTGGTGACCGTGCCGCTGTCGTTCGTCGTCGCCACGCGCGTGGGCAAGCGGTCGCAGCCGCACTTCGTGCAGCAGTGGCGCTCGACGGGCCAGCTCAACGCGCACATCGAGGAGATGTACACCGGGCACACCCTGGTGAAGGTGTTCGGGCGGCAGGAGGAGTCGGCGAAGCAGTTCGCCGAGCAGAACGACGCGCTGTACGAGGCCGGGTTCAAGGCGCAGTTCAACAGCGGCGTCATGCAGCCGCTGATGATGTTCGTGTCGAACATCAACTACGTGCTGGTGGCCGTCGTCGGTGGTCTCCGGGTCGCCTCGGGCACGCTGTCCATCGGTGACGTGCAGGCCTTCATCCAGTACTCGCGGCAGTTCTCGATGCCGCTGACCCAGGTGGCCTCGATGGCCAACCTGGTGCAGTCGGGCGTCGCCTCGGCCGAGCGCGTCTTCGAACTGCTGGACGCCGAGGAGCAGACGGCGGACCCGGTGCCGGGCGTGCGGCCGGAGGAGCTGCGCGGACGGGTCGCGCTGGAGCACGTGTCGTTCCGCTACGACCCCGAGAAGCCGCTCATCGAGGACCTGTCCCTGACGGTGGAGCCCGGCCACACGGTCGCGATCGTCGGCCCGACCGGCGCGGGCAAGACCACGCTGGTCAACCTGCTCATGCGGTTCTACGACGTCACCGGCGGGCGCATCACGCTCGACGGGATCGACATCGGGAAGATGTCGCGGGACGAACTGCGGTCCGGGATCGGCATGGTGCTCCAGGACACCTGGCTGTTCGGCGGCACCATCGCGGAGAACATCGCCTACGGCGCTGGAGTGGAAGGGGGTGCGCGAAGCGCACTCGGTCAGGGTGGTGGCGGGCGACGGGTGGGCGAGGTCACCCGCGGGGAGATCGAGGAGGCGGCGCGGGCCGCGCACGCCGACCGGTTCGTGCGTACGCTGCCCGACGGCTACGACACCGTGATCGACGACGAGGGCTCCGGGGTGAGCGCCGGTGAGAAGCAGCTCATCACCATCGCGCGGGCGTTCCTGTCCGACCCGGTGATCCTCGTCCTGGACGAGGCGACCAGCTCGGTCGACACCCGTACCGAAGTGCTGATCCAGAAGGCGATGGCCAAACTCCAGCACGGCAGGACATCGTTCGTCATCGCCCACCGGCTCTCCACGATCCGGGACGCGGACACGATCCTCGTCATGGAGAACGGCTCCATCGTCGAACAGGGCGCCCACGACGAGCTGCTGGGTGCGGACGGGGCGTACGCGCGCCTGTACAAGGCGCAGTTCGCGCAGGCGGTCGCCGAGGTGGACTGA
- a CDS encoding RNA polymerase sigma factor has protein sequence MPAAVLLAYGTDGGEAAADSAPSRTAAARSAAIILEVAPVQTQTLTQTDSPAGPGSAGPVPEADAEAPPELPDPVPARTESGGPSSDLFRQYLREIGRIPLLTAAEEVELARRVEAGLFAEEKLTTTPDLDSRLALDLDRIVVLGRMAKRRLIEANLRLVVSVAKRYVGRGLTMLDLVQEGNLGLIRAVEKFDYARGYKFSTYATWWIRQAMSRALADQARTIRVPVHVVELINRVVRVQRRMLQERGYEPATEEVAALLDLPPERVSEVLRLAQEPVSLHAPVGEEDEVALGDLIEDGDAASPVESAAFLLLREHLEAVLSTLGERERKVVQLRYGLVDGRPRTLEEIGRIFGVTRERIRQIESKTLSKLRDHAFADQLRGYLD, from the coding sequence ATCCCCGCGGCTGTGCTTCTCGCGTACGGGACGGACGGTGGCGAGGCCGCCGCCGACTCCGCCCCCTCTCGTACCGCTGCCGCACGCTCAGCAGCGATCATCCTGGAGGTCGCCCCCGTGCAGACCCAGACCCTCACCCAGACCGACAGCCCCGCCGGACCGGGCAGCGCCGGGCCGGTCCCGGAGGCGGACGCGGAGGCCCCGCCCGAGCTTCCCGATCCGGTTCCCGCCCGTACCGAGAGCGGCGGCCCCTCCTCCGACCTGTTCCGCCAGTACCTCCGGGAGATCGGCCGGATCCCGCTGCTCACCGCCGCGGAGGAGGTCGAGCTGGCCCGGCGTGTGGAGGCCGGTCTGTTCGCGGAGGAGAAGCTGACCACCACCCCGGACCTGGACAGCCGGCTCGCCCTGGACCTGGACCGGATCGTCGTGCTGGGCCGGATGGCCAAGCGCCGGCTCATCGAGGCGAACCTGCGGCTCGTGGTGTCCGTGGCGAAGCGGTACGTCGGCCGGGGGCTCACGATGCTCGACCTCGTGCAGGAGGGCAACCTCGGGCTCATCCGGGCCGTGGAGAAGTTCGACTACGCCCGCGGCTACAAGTTCTCCACCTACGCCACCTGGTGGATCCGCCAGGCCATGTCCCGCGCCCTGGCCGACCAGGCCCGCACCATCCGCGTGCCCGTGCACGTCGTCGAACTCATCAACCGGGTCGTACGGGTGCAGCGGCGGATGCTCCAGGAGCGGGGCTACGAGCCGGCCACCGAGGAGGTCGCCGCCCTCCTCGACCTGCCGCCCGAGCGGGTGAGCGAGGTCCTGCGGCTCGCCCAGGAGCCGGTCTCCCTGCACGCCCCGGTCGGCGAGGAGGACGAGGTCGCCCTCGGTGACCTGATCGAGGACGGCGACGCCGCCTCGCCGGTGGAGTCGGCGGCGTTCCTGCTGCTGCGCGAGCACCTGGAGGCCGTGCTGTCCACGCTGGGGGAACGCGAGCGCAAGGTCGTGCAGTTGCGGTACGGGCTCGTCGACGGGCGCCCGCGCACGCTGGAGGAGATAGGGCGCATCTTCGGCGTGACCCGCGAGCGGATCCGCCAGATCGAGTCCAAGACCCTCAGCAAGCTGCGCGACCACGCCTTCGCCGACCAGCTCCGCGGCTATCTGGACTGA
- the dnaG gene encoding DNA primase — protein MAGRINDEDVKAVRDAVPIDAVVSEYLQLRNAGGGNLKGLCPFHDEKSPSFQVSPSKGLFHCFGCQEGGDTIAFVMKIDHLSFSETVERLAAQAGITLRYEEGGYNPAHQRGERIRLVEAHKLAADWYAEQLANSAEAETGRVFLAERGFDQGAALHFGVGYSPQGWDHLTRFLRGKGFTDKELILSGLAQEGRRGPIDRFRGRLMWPIRDIGGDVVGFGARKLYEADNGPKYLNTPDTAIYKKSQVLYGIDLAKKEIAKTSRAVVVEGYTDVMACHLAGVPIAIATCGTAFGGDHIKILRRLLMDNGSARVIFTFDGDAAGQKAALRAFEDDQKFAAETYIAVAPDGMDPCDLRLAKGDEAVADLVEPRTPLFEFALRQIVARYDLDTPAGRASALDEAAPVVARIKNSGAQHEVAVQLAGLLGILDTQFVVKRVAQLARWARERGGRGPAPDQRQRGPQQEYAPTRPAPRGPALNLRNPVFATERELLKLALQRPELVSPAFDAYGVDEFTASPYAAVRQAVLDAGGAEYGVGDPHEYLARVREVAPDDTVRAMVTELAVEAILLHRDVDEAYAGAQLVTVRRRAVERRIRDLQSTVARLGTGGDPAQLASAQNELWILQQYDQALRERGVAAL, from the coding sequence GTGGCAGGACGGATCAACGACGAGGACGTGAAGGCGGTACGGGACGCGGTCCCGATCGACGCCGTGGTGTCCGAGTACCTCCAGCTGCGGAACGCGGGCGGGGGCAACCTCAAGGGCCTGTGCCCGTTCCACGACGAGAAGTCGCCGTCCTTCCAGGTCAGCCCGAGCAAGGGACTCTTCCACTGCTTCGGCTGCCAGGAGGGCGGCGACACCATCGCGTTCGTGATGAAGATCGACCACCTCTCCTTCTCGGAGACGGTCGAGCGACTGGCCGCCCAGGCCGGCATCACCCTGCGCTACGAGGAGGGCGGGTACAACCCCGCCCACCAGCGCGGCGAGCGCATCCGCCTGGTGGAGGCGCACAAGCTGGCCGCCGACTGGTACGCCGAACAGCTCGCGAACTCCGCCGAGGCCGAGACCGGCCGGGTCTTCCTCGCCGAACGCGGCTTCGACCAGGGCGCCGCCCTCCACTTCGGCGTCGGCTACAGCCCCCAGGGCTGGGACCACCTCACCCGCTTTCTGCGCGGCAAGGGCTTCACCGACAAGGAGCTGATCCTCTCCGGTCTCGCCCAGGAGGGCCGCCGCGGTCCCATCGACCGCTTCCGGGGCCGGCTGATGTGGCCGATCCGCGACATCGGCGGCGACGTGGTCGGCTTCGGCGCGCGCAAGCTGTACGAGGCGGACAACGGACCGAAGTACCTCAACACCCCCGACACCGCGATCTACAAGAAGTCCCAGGTGCTCTACGGGATCGACCTGGCGAAGAAGGAGATCGCGAAGACCTCCCGGGCGGTGGTGGTCGAGGGCTACACCGACGTCATGGCCTGCCACCTGGCCGGCGTGCCGATCGCCATCGCCACCTGCGGCACGGCGTTCGGCGGCGACCACATCAAGATCCTGCGCCGGCTGCTGATGGACAACGGATCGGCGCGTGTGATCTTCACCTTCGACGGTGACGCGGCCGGGCAGAAGGCGGCCCTGCGGGCCTTCGAGGACGACCAGAAGTTCGCCGCCGAGACCTACATCGCCGTCGCCCCGGACGGCATGGACCCCTGCGACCTGCGCCTGGCCAAGGGCGACGAGGCGGTCGCCGACCTGGTCGAACCGCGCACCCCGCTGTTCGAGTTCGCGCTGCGCCAGATCGTGGCCCGCTACGACCTCGACACCCCGGCCGGCCGTGCCTCCGCCCTGGACGAGGCCGCGCCGGTCGTCGCCCGGATCAAGAACAGCGGCGCCCAGCACGAGGTCGCGGTGCAGCTCGCCGGACTGCTCGGCATCCTCGACACCCAGTTCGTGGTCAAGCGGGTGGCCCAGCTGGCCCGCTGGGCCCGTGAACGCGGCGGCCGCGGCCCCGCCCCCGACCAGCGGCAGCGGGGCCCGCAGCAGGAGTACGCGCCGACGCGTCCCGCGCCCCGGGGCCCGGCGCTCAACCTGCGCAACCCGGTCTTCGCCACCGAACGCGAACTGCTCAAACTCGCCCTGCAGCGCCCGGAGCTGGTCTCCCCGGCCTTCGACGCCTACGGCGTGGACGAGTTCACCGCCTCGCCCTACGCCGCCGTACGCCAGGCGGTCCTGGACGCGGGCGGCGCCGAGTACGGCGTCGGCGACCCGCACGAGTACCTGGCCCGGGTCCGCGAGGTCGCCCCTGACGACACGGTCCGCGCGATGGTCACCGAGCTGGCGGTGGAGGCGATCCTGCTCCACCGGGACGTCGACGAGGCCTACGCGGGTGCCCAGCTGGTGACGGTCCGCCGCCGCGCGGTCGAACGCCGCATCCGCGACCTGCAGAGCACGGTCGCCCGCCTGGGCACCGGCGGCGACCCCGCCCAACTGGCCTCGGCGCAGAACGAGTTGTGGATCCTCCAGCAGTACGACCAGGCCCTGCGCGAACGCGGCGTGGCAGCGCTGTGA
- a CDS encoding NAD(P)/FAD-dependent oxidoreductase, which yields MVDADQTFVIVGGGLAGAKAAETLRAEGFSGRVILVCDERDHPYERPPLSKGYLLGKEERDSVFVHEPAWYAQNDIELHLGQTVVAIDRAAKTVHYGDDGTHVRYDKLLLATGAEPRRLDIPGTDLAGVHHLRRLAHAERLKHVLTHLGRDNGHLVIAGGGWIGLEVAAAAREYGAEVTVVQTAATPLHSALGPELGQLFADLHREHGVRFRFGARLTEIVGQDGMVLAVRTDDGEEHPCHDVLAAIGAAPRVALAESAGLELADRAHGGGIKVDERLRTSDPDIYAAGDVAAFPHGLFDTRLRVEHWANALNGGPAAARAMLGQEVLYDRVPYFFTDQYDLGMEYSGWAPPGSYDEVVIRGDAGKREFIAFWVKEGRVLAGMNVNVWDVTDPIQHLIRTRARVDTEALADPHVPLESLTP from the coding sequence GTGGTCGACGCGGATCAGACATTCGTCATCGTCGGAGGAGGGCTGGCCGGCGCGAAGGCGGCCGAGACGCTGCGCGCGGAGGGCTTCAGCGGCCGCGTGATCCTCGTGTGCGACGAGCGCGACCACCCCTACGAGCGGCCGCCGCTGTCCAAGGGGTACCTGCTCGGCAAGGAGGAGCGCGACAGCGTCTTCGTGCACGAGCCCGCCTGGTACGCGCAGAACGACATCGAGCTGCACCTCGGCCAGACGGTCGTCGCGATCGACCGCGCCGCGAAAACCGTCCACTACGGGGACGACGGCACCCACGTGCGCTACGACAAGCTGCTGCTGGCCACCGGCGCCGAGCCGCGCCGCCTGGACATCCCCGGCACCGACCTCGCCGGCGTCCACCACCTGCGCCGCCTCGCCCACGCCGAGCGCCTGAAGCACGTCCTGACCCACCTCGGCCGGGACAACGGCCACCTCGTGATCGCGGGCGGCGGCTGGATCGGCCTGGAGGTCGCGGCGGCGGCCCGCGAGTACGGCGCGGAGGTCACCGTCGTCCAGACGGCCGCCACCCCGCTGCACAGCGCGCTCGGCCCCGAGCTCGGCCAGCTCTTCGCCGATCTGCACCGCGAGCACGGCGTCCGCTTCCGCTTCGGTGCTCGGCTCACCGAGATCGTCGGGCAGGACGGCATGGTGCTAGCCGTCCGGACCGACGACGGCGAGGAGCACCCCTGCCACGACGTGCTCGCCGCGATCGGCGCCGCGCCGCGTGTCGCCCTGGCGGAGTCGGCGGGCCTGGAGCTGGCCGACCGCGCCCACGGCGGCGGCATCAAGGTGGACGAGCGGCTGCGCACGTCCGACCCGGACATCTACGCGGCCGGCGACGTCGCCGCCTTCCCGCACGGGCTGTTCGACACCCGGCTGCGGGTGGAGCACTGGGCCAACGCGCTGAACGGCGGCCCGGCCGCGGCCCGCGCGATGCTCGGCCAGGAGGTCCTCTACGACCGCGTGCCCTACTTCTTCACCGACCAGTACGACCTGGGCATGGAGTACAGCGGCTGGGCGCCCCCCGGCTCCTACGACGAGGTGGTGATCCGCGGGGACGCCGGAAAGCGCGAGTTCATCGCGTTCTGGGTGAAGGAGGGCCGCGTCCTGGCCGGGATGAACGTCAACGTGTGGGACGTCACGGACCCGATCCAGCACCTGATCCGTACGCGGGCGCGGGTGGACACGGAGGCGCTCGCGGACCCGCACGTGCCGCTGGAGAGCCTGACCCCGTAG
- a CDS encoding deoxyguanosinetriphosphate triphosphohydrolase — MEGIASEAARPRGHAHRPSGNHVPPAGYEASAVERWDAEPDKRPGRTAFQRDRARVLHSAALRRLAGKTQVVTPGTFPQVLGFARTGGTPIQAWDASPRTRLTHSLECAQVGRELGAALGCDPDLVEAACLSHDLGHPPFGHNGEQALNEFARDCGGFEGNAQSLRLLTRIEPKRFVVDDETDELVSVGLNLTRAALDAATKYPWPRDAHPTDPASPKFGVYEDDRPVFDWVRKDAPGTRTCFEAQVMDWADDVAYSVHDVEDGLHAGHIDPGCLHAEPERQAVFAVAVGRYVPSGTDPGELAEALDRLLDQEWWPHGYDGSAVAQARLKDATSQLIGRFCLAAEGATRERYGSGRLTRHGAELVVPRTTRMECAVLKAVADRYVMQRAEQERLRADQRIVVAELAEALTARAPHGLDPQFRALFDQAADDRARKRVLVDQIASLTDASARSLHARLRGHV, encoded by the coding sequence ATGGAAGGGATCGCATCCGAGGCAGCGCGGCCGCGCGGGCACGCCCACCGGCCGTCCGGAAACCATGTGCCGCCGGCCGGTTACGAGGCGTCGGCCGTCGAGCGGTGGGACGCCGAGCCGGACAAGCGGCCGGGGCGCACCGCCTTCCAGCGCGACCGCGCGCGCGTGCTGCACTCCGCCGCCCTCAGACGGCTGGCCGGCAAGACCCAGGTGGTCACGCCGGGGACCTTCCCCCAAGTTCTCGGCTTCGCTCGAACAGGGGGGACCCCCATCCAGGCCTGGGACGCCAGCCCCCGTACCCGACTCACCCACTCGCTCGAATGCGCCCAGGTCGGCCGGGAACTGGGCGCCGCCCTCGGCTGCGACCCCGACCTGGTGGAGGCGGCCTGCCTCTCCCACGACCTGGGCCACCCGCCCTTCGGGCACAACGGCGAACAGGCGCTGAACGAGTTCGCGCGGGACTGCGGCGGCTTCGAGGGCAACGCCCAGTCCCTGCGCCTGCTCACCCGCATCGAACCCAAGCGGTTCGTCGTGGACGACGAGACGGACGAACTCGTCAGCGTCGGCCTCAACCTCACTCGCGCCGCCCTCGACGCCGCCACCAAGTACCCCTGGCCACGCGACGCGCACCCCACCGACCCGGCCTCGCCCAAGTTCGGCGTCTACGAGGACGACCGGCCGGTCTTCGACTGGGTGCGCAAGGACGCGCCCGGCACGCGCACCTGCTTCGAGGCCCAGGTCATGGACTGGGCGGACGACGTGGCGTACTCGGTGCACGACGTGGAGGACGGACTGCACGCCGGCCACATCGACCCCGGCTGCCTGCACGCCGAACCCGAGCGGCAGGCGGTCTTCGCGGTCGCCGTCGGCCGCTACGTGCCGTCCGGCACCGACCCCGGGGAACTCGCCGAGGCCCTCGACCGGCTCCTGGACCAGGAGTGGTGGCCGCACGGCTACGACGGCTCGGCCGTCGCCCAGGCCCGCCTGAAGGACGCCACCAGCCAGCTCATCGGCCGCTTCTGCCTGGCCGCCGAGGGCGCCACCCGGGAGAGGTACGGAAGCGGGCGCCTCACGCGCCACGGCGCCGAGCTGGTCGTCCCCCGGACCACCCGAATGGAGTGCGCGGTCCTCAAGGCCGTCGCCGACCGTTACGTCATGCAGCGTGCCGAGCAGGAGCGGCTGCGCGCCGACCAGCGGATCGTGGTCGCCGAGCTGGCCGAGGCGCTGACCGCCCGCGCCCCCCACGGCCTGGACCCCCAGTTCCGCGCCCTGTTCGACCAGGCCGCCGACGACCGCGCCCGTAAGCGCGTGCTCGTCGACCAGATCGCATCCCTCACCGACGCCTCGGCCCGTTCGCTTCACGCGCGTCTGAGAGGACACGTATGA
- a CDS encoding SanA/YdcF family protein — translation MRLTHEPRSPRRVPWTRPRLPRTRAGRRLLTQVVMAGCVLALLPATWTYVTAGDRLRTTADAPRTDVAVVFGAGLWQGKPSPYLAHRLDAAAKLYHEGRVKVLLVTGDNSREDYDEPDAMRAYLTKRGVPGTRIVSDYAGFDTWSSCVRAKKIFGVDRAVLVTQGFHVRRAVALCDAAGIDSYGVGVDAKHDATWYYGGTREVFAAGKAALEAVFQPDPKFLGRTEHGVARALADAQLRPSPEAR, via the coding sequence ATGCGCCTGACGCATGAGCCGCGCTCGCCGCGCCGAGTGCCGTGGACCCGTCCGCGCCTGCCGCGCACCCGTGCCGGGCGGCGGCTGCTGACGCAGGTGGTGATGGCCGGGTGCGTACTGGCACTGCTCCCGGCGACCTGGACCTACGTCACGGCCGGCGACCGGCTGCGCACCACGGCGGACGCGCCGCGCACCGACGTCGCCGTCGTCTTCGGCGCGGGCCTGTGGCAGGGGAAGCCGTCGCCGTACCTGGCGCACCGGCTGGACGCGGCGGCGAAGCTGTACCACGAGGGCCGGGTCAAGGTGCTCCTGGTGACCGGCGACAACAGCCGCGAGGACTACGACGAGCCGGACGCGATGCGCGCCTACCTGACCAAGCGGGGCGTGCCCGGCACACGGATCGTGAGCGACTACGCCGGCTTCGACACCTGGAGTTCCTGCGTCCGCGCGAAGAAGATCTTCGGCGTGGACCGGGCGGTCCTGGTCACCCAGGGTTTCCACGTCCGTCGCGCGGTCGCCCTGTGCGACGCGGCGGGCATCGACTCCTACGGTGTTGGCGTCGACGCCAAGCACGACGCCACCTGGTACTACGGCGGCACTCGCGAGGTGTTCGCGGCCGGCAAGGCGGCCCTGGAGGCGGTGTTCCAGCCGGACCCGAAGTTCCTGGGCCGCACGGAGCACGGCGTGGCCCGGGCCCTGGCCGACGCCCAGCTGCGCCCGTCGCCTGAGGCCCGCTGA
- a CDS encoding gamma-glutamylcyclotransferase family protein: MTTSTTPTPPPAPLPFFVYGTLRPGEGNHGLLLRGRTRSEEPARLSGAVLYEGPGYPYAVEEPGGLVRGDLVAARPEEYGEVLTALDRLEEYVAGDPHSLYERIEREVVRESDGAVVRAWVYVAGPSVTRRLRAEGMRIEGGDWRTRNPV, encoded by the coding sequence GTGACGACTTCGACCACTCCGACGCCGCCGCCCGCACCGCTCCCGTTCTTCGTCTACGGCACCCTGCGCCCGGGCGAGGGCAACCACGGCCTGCTCCTGCGCGGCCGCACCCGCTCCGAGGAACCCGCCCGGCTGTCCGGCGCGGTGCTCTACGAGGGACCCGGCTACCCGTACGCCGTGGAGGAGCCGGGCGGGCTGGTGCGGGGCGACCTGGTCGCCGCCCGGCCGGAGGAGTACGGCGAGGTGCTCACCGCGCTGGACCGGCTGGAGGAGTACGTCGCCGGCGACCCGCACAGCCTCTACGAGCGCATCGAGCGCGAAGTGGTCCGCGAGAGCGACGGAGCGGTCGTGCGCGCCTGGGTCTACGTCGCCGGACCGTCCGTCACCCGACGGCTGCGCGCCGAGGGCATGCGTATCGAGGGCGGCGACTGGCGCACACGGAACCCGGTCTGA